The genomic window AACAGATCACGTATTCGGATGACCCGTCGGCCATCGCGGCGCGCTGGGCGAGCGAGGGGGCGACCTGGTTGCACGTGGTCAACCTGGACGGCGCGCTCGGCGACCCAGCCGCAGGGCGCGCCAATCGTCGCGCGTTGCAAGACGTGCGGCGCCGCGTGAGCGCGAAGATCCAGTTCGGCGGCGGCCTGCGAGACATCCACGATGTGACGGCCGCGTTCGACGCCGGCGCCGACCGCGTGGTGCTGGGAACCGCTGCGGTGGAGAATCCGAAGCTCGTGGCCGACGCGCTCGACCGGTTCGGGCCGGCGCGCATCGTCGTCGGCCTGGACTCACGCCATGGCATCATCGTCACGCGCGGCTGGCAACGGGCCACGCCGATAACGGCGATCGAGCTGGGTTCGCGCATGCGAGAGATGGGGGTCATTCACGCCCTCTACACGGAAGTCGGGCGCGACGGCATGATGGCCGGCGTCGCCGCCGAGCTGACGGCAGCCCTGGCGCAGTTGACCGGCCTGCAAGTCATCGCCTCAGGCGGGGTGCGCAACCTGGACGACATCCACGAGTTGATGCAGTATGCATCGCGCGGCGTGTCCGGCGTGATCGTCGGGCGCGCGCTCTATGAGGGCGCATTGTCGCTCAGGGAAGCATTGCAAACGATCGTCACGCAAGGGTAACGTATGCTCGCCAAGCGCATCATCCCATGCTTCGACGTCGCCAACGGACGGGTGGTCAAGGGGGTGAACTTCGTCAACTTGCGCGACGCCGGCGACCCGGTGGAGCAAGCCGGCATCTACAACGGCGAGCGCGCCGACGAATTAGTCTTCCTCGACATCCTGGCCTCGCACGAAGGCCGCGGCACGACCGTCGAGATGGCGCGCCGCGTGGCCGACGAGGTGTTCATCCCCTTTACCATCGGCGGCGGCATCCGCTCGGCCGACGACTTCCGCACGCTGCTGCTGGCCGGCGCCGATAAGTGCTCGATCAACAGCGCCGCCGTGCGCAACCCCAATCTGATCAACGAGGCGGCCTGGCGCTTCGGGTCGCAATGCGTGGTGGTGGCCATAGACGCCCGACGCGATGGCGACGGCTGGAAGGTATATCTGAACGGCGGGCGCATACCGACCGACCTGGACGCCGTGGCATGGGCACAAGAGGCCGAACGGCGCGGCGCCGGCGAAATCTTGCTCACCAGCATGGACACCGACGGCACGCAGGACGGCTACGACTTGCCGTTGTTGCGCGCGATCTGCAGCGCCGTGAACATCCCGGTCATCGCCTCCGGCGGCGCCGGCAAGCTCGAGCACTTCTACGAAGCGATCCAGGCCGGCGCCAGCGCTGTGCTGGCGGCTTCGGTCTTCCACTATAAAACCTTCAGCGTAGGCGAGGTGAAGCGCTACCTCGCCGGTCGGGGCGTGCCCGTGCGCCTGTGAGTTTGACTTTGAGGCAGGTTGATCTAATTCCGACGCTGCAGGCGCGGCGCGCGTTCGACGACGCAGCAGCACAGCAGGCCGATTTGCTCCGGCTTATTGCCGGCCAAACTGGGCGGCAGGCCCCTGCCCCTTCGCACGGGACACACACATGCCGAAGCTGCGAAAGGCAAACCCGGCGACCTGTGCCCGCCCTGCGCCGTGCTGCACGCCGGCGCGCCAGACGACTGGGAGGAGCACGAGCGGCTGCATCTGCCGGCGGAGGTGCTGCCGTTGCGGCTGTTCCAATGCCGTCAAGCCATTTGGCGGGTCGCGCCCGGCCTCCACAGCGACAAGCCCACGCGACTCATCCTGCCTGAGTTCGGCGGAGGGGACGATGAAAGCGAGGACGAGCAGGGCACGCGCGATAGCAATGCCGCACAGGACGCATGACCACGCCGCTATAATCACACGCGAGGTTGCCATGCTGTCGGCCTAGCCCGCAGCGCAGCGAAACGTGCTTCAACTCAAGTTCGATGCCTTCGGCCTGATCCCCGCTATCATTCAGGACGCCCTCACCGGCCGTGTGCTCATGCTCGGCTGGATGAATGAGGAGGCGCTGGGGCGTACGCTGCGCACCGGTGAGGTGTGGTTCTGGTCGCGCAGCCGACAGACGCTGTGGCACAAGGGCGACACCAGCGGCAACGTGCTGCGCGTGCGCGAAGTGCGCGCCGATTGTGATGCCGATTGCCTGCTCGTCCGCGCCGAGCCGGCCGGCCCGACATGCCACACCGGCCGCGAGAGTTGCTTCTGGCAAGACGTGAACGGCAACGCGCTCCAACCGCCCGCAGCCGGATTCCTCGACGAACTGGCCGAGATCGTGCAGGCGCGCCGCGTCGCTGCGCCGGACGAAAGCTACACCGCACGGCTGTTCGCGCAGGGTCGCCTGAAGATTGCCCAAAAAGTGGGCGAGGAAGGGCTGGAAGCAGCGCTGGCCGGCGTCGCACAGGACGAAGACCGGCTGATCGAAGAAAGCGCCGATCTGCTCTTCCACCTACTCGTGCTGCTGAACGAGCGCGGCGTAGCGCTGCGCGAAGTATTGGCCCGGCTGGCCGAGCGGCATGCACGAGCGACGCAGGAGCGATGACGCGCTTCCAGAGCCTGAAAAGTAGCGGTATGATTAGCCCATAGGGCCGTTAGCTCAGCCTGGCAGAGCAGGGGACTTTTAATCCTCGTGTCGCAGGTTCGAATCCTGCACGGCTCATCAACCCTTAACCCTCGCCGGTCGGCGCACCGCGCATCAAAGGCTGCGGCCGGATAGCGCAGCGATTCGGCCTGATCCACGCCGACGGGGCCGAGCGCCATGCCCCCTTGCGCATCCCCCACGAAGTCGCCACCGCGCTGTAACGGATCCTCGACGGCGTTCGGCATGCAACAGGCTTGGGATGCTGACTCAGCGCGATGGTGCGCCCTTCGACGTCCGTCGCCTCGAAATCCGGAGCCGCTCCTCGCCCACCCGAGGGATGTGCAAACCGACGCTTCTGCTCGACATCCACCGATGATCCGCCAAGCGACCCACGAATTCGCGCTGCATGTGAGCGCGCACACATTCCGCGGAAGCGCATTTGGATAACCTGAATCAGGGCGCGTCGCGTTGGGACAACGGCGGGCCAGCCTCGAAAATCGGCTGCTTGACTTCGCTTATCGGCGCGCGCCGGAGCGACCGGCGCACTTGCGCTTAAATGACTGAGGGGCTGGCTGCCTGTCGCGCCTGCGATCGGAACTCAATCCGTCAATTCGCTCGCCTCGACCGGCAGCAACAGCCGGTCTTCGCTGCGGTCATATTCGAACAGCTCGGCATAGCGCCCCCAGTCCACCGCGGTTTCAAATTGACGTTGCGCCTCGTCGCGCGGGAAGTGCTCGTCCAGGATGTCGAGGAAGAACCCGGCGCGCATCGAGCCGTTCGGCTTCTTTTTCAGCGCAGTGTAGATCATCTTCACCGTCGGCACGCGCTCCAGCACCTGCGCGCGGAAGATGTCCTTGCTGGTCTGGATGTCGGCTACGGCAAACGCCTTGCCGGCGTCGGTGAGCGTGATGTCGCCCTGTTTCACCTCCGCCAGGCCCAACATGACCGCCGCGTCAATGATCGGCAGCAGATCATCCGTCGGCAGTTGCAAAGAGCTGGACACTTCGGGCAGGTCGCGCAGTTCGGGCCGCTCATAGAGCAGTTCAAGCAGGCCGCTAATGCCGCCGGCGGTAGCGTGCGGCAGGGGTGGATATGGCGTCTCGCGGCGCGGCAGCGTGCCGGTCACGGCCGTAGTCAGGTCACGGTCGGGGTTCGTCAAGACAATGTAGATGCCGTCCACCAAATCCTTGAACCGGGGGGCGCTCCGGTCGCGGGGGCGCGGCAGGTCAATCATCACCTCCCCGCGCACGCGACCTGGGTTGGCGCCAAGGATGATCACGCGATCGGCCAGGTACACCGCTTCCTCGATGTTGTGCGTGACGATCAGCATGCTCTGCGCGGGAAAGTCGCCCCGCTCCCACAAGTCGCTGATCTCGCTACGCAAGTTCTCGGCCGTCAGCACGTCCAAGGCGCTAAACGGCTCATCCATGAACAACACCTTGGGTTGCTTGACGAACGCCCGTGCAAAGCCAACCCGCTGGCGCATGCCGCCCGATAGCTCTCTCGGATAGGCGCTCTCAAAACCGTCCAGCCCGACCATGTCAATCGCCTTGAGCGCGCGCGCCTGCCGCTCCTTCATCGGCACGCCGATGGCTTCCAGGCCCAGCTCGACGTTTTGCTGCACGGTCAACCACGGCAACAGCGCAAACGACTGGAAGACCATCGCCACGTCGGAATTAGGGCCGGCCACGCGCTTACCCGATGAGAACACTTCGCCGCTGGATGGTGGAATCAGCCCGGCCAGGATGCGCAACAAGGTGCTCTTGCCACTGCCGCTGCGGCCGAGCAGCGCTACGATCTCACCGGGCTTAACGGCGAGGTTGATGTCTTCAAGCACGGTAAAGATGCCATGGCTGTCGGGCAGCTCGAAGCACTTGCAGACTTTGACCGCTCGAATCAGCGCGTCGTCGCGCTCATCAAGCGCGCGCACCGTTGCAGTATGGATGGGCAACGTCGTCATTTCGATACTTCCTTTCACAAGACATATCGGCTTTCAGCCAAGACATACAGCCGCCGCCAAAACAGGCGGTTGAGCGCGACGACGAACAACGACATCACGGCGACGCCAAGCGCAATGCGCGGCCAATCGCCGACCTCGGTTGCGCGCGCGATATATGCGCCCAGTCCGGTCGCCACAAGCTGCGTATCGCCCCACGACACCACCTCGGCCACGATGCTGGCGTTCCACGCCCCGCCCGAGGCAGTAACGCCGCCCGTCACCCAAGCCGAGAAGATGCCGGGGATGATCAACCGCCGCCACAGCTTCCAGCCGCGCAACCCCATGTTCGCCGCCATCTCGCGCAGGTCGCTGGGGATGGTCTGCGCGCCAGCGATGACATTGAACAGGATGTACCATTGCGCGCCCAGCGACATCAGCAAGATGCTCCCCACGTTCAAGCTGATGCCCGTTGCGATCAAGGCAATCGTGATGAACGGGAAGAGGAAGTTGGCCGGGAAGGCCGACAGGAACTGTGCGACAGGCTGGACCAACCGCGCCAAACGCGGGTTGAAGCCAACGGCTACGCCGATCGGCGCCCAAATCAACGTAGCCACCCCCGTGAGCGCGGCGACGCGCGCCATGGTGATCAACCCAAGCACGAAGGTGTTGCCCACTTCGACGAGGCCAACCTCGCTGAGGATGAACCGCGTCAGCACGACCGCGCTGCCGGCGACGAGCGCCACAATCAGGAAGTTATAGACCCCGTCCACCCACAATGACCGCCCCACGCGAAGCGGCGTCTGCTGGGCCGGCTTGAGCCAGAGCGCGCCGCTGAGCGCGCGGTTGACGAATTCATACGCCGGGCGCAACGCTTCACTGATGAGCGACGGCAGCCGCGCTGCGCGCCAGAGGTTCAACACCCACGATGTCGGCAGCTCACTGGCTTCACTTTGCTCGTTGCGGAACTTCTGCGACCAGGCGATCAGTGGGCGCCACACCAGTTGATCCACCAGCACGATCATGATCGCCATGGCCACGATGGCGGCGATCAGTGCGCCGACATTCTGCTGATCAATCGCTTCAGTCACGTAGGCGCCGATGCCGGGCAAGCGATAGTCCTGGTTGAGCACGCGGATGGCTTCGCTTGCCGCAACGAAGAACCAACCACCGCCGAAGCTCATCATCGCGTTCCACGTCAGGCCGATCATCGAGTTCGGCACCTCGACCTTGGTGAAGTATTGCCAGCGCGGCAGCCGGAACATGCGGGCCATCTCCTGCTGCTCGCGCGGGATGGTGCGCAAAGACTGGTAGAACGAAAATGTCATATTCCACACCTGGCTGGTGAAGATGGCGAAGATCGAAGCCGCCTCCAGCCCCAGCAGGCTGCCGCGAAACAGCGCGATGAAAAACGTGATGGTCACTGACAGGAAGCCCAGCACCGGCACGCTCTGCAGAATGTCCAACAGCGGGATGAGCACGCGCTCGGCGCGCGGGCTGTGCGCTGCCACGTAGCCGTAGGTGAACGTGAACAACAGCGAGAAGAATAGCGCGATGAACATGCGCAGTGTGCTGCGCGCGAGGTAATACGGCAAGTGAACGATGTCTAGGCTGATCGGCTCGGGCAGCACGTCCGGCGGCTGGAACGGCGCCAGCGCTGTGCTGCCCACGTAGGCGGTGACGACGATGAGCGCCAGCGTGCCGAGCACAACGGCAGCATCGGCAGGTGTAAACGGCAGGCGGCGCAACGTCTCGCGCGTGGGGAAAGTCAATCTGACCATGACAGCAATCCATCCGGGATGTTAGGATGACAACGGCGCAACGCGCGTCACGTGCAACACAATCGCCCTGCAAGGCCAAGGGATTTTTGCGGGTGTGCTCTTGAAGGTCGCCCACGGCCAGACGGCTCGATGGGTCTTGCACCCCTGTTCAGCGTTTTGGCGCTGGTGGACGCAGTTTGCGCGCGTTACAAAGGCGCGGCGGGATCACAATTAGCTGCTTCGCGCAAAGCCTTAATCCGGCCTGCCGGTCTTACCCATCGGCGGCTCGCGACTTTTCCGGGCGACAGCGTGTGTCCAAACCCGCAGCCTCGCCTAAAGAGCTTTTGAATTGCCGGGGCCGATTTTACAGCGTTGCATGTGCACAGCGTCAAGATGGACGGCCTTAAATTTCTTCAGGCGGCCGACTTTACCTTGAGGTCTCGGCGCCATCGCATTGGCCACGGCTCGGGACAAATCCCTCGGACGAAGAAGCGCAGGCGCGCCTTCAAACAAAACAAATCTCAAGGCGCGGACGGCGCGGTCGCCCTTCGGCTGGGCGACAACAATCCCTTCGGCGTGCTCAACACGGGCGACGCCTCGGCCCGCGGGGCGTCGCGGAGCGGAGGCACGGAACGTCTTTTCAGCAGGAGGACCAGGCCGCCCACATCAAGAAGCTGCTGGAGAAGTGCGCGTAGCCGAAATCAGAGGCGGGTATAACGCCAGCTCACAGGCTGGCCGTTCTCGTAGGGCATCACGCCGTGGAACGGACGAGGATCGTCATCGAAGACGAGCGGCAAGAAGTACGGGTCGCCCGGCCACATGGGGAGCGCGGCGCGGTCGCGCGTCCGTGGATCGGTCGAACATGCATCCAGCAGGCGTTGGAGCGGCGTCCACTCCAACGTGCCTTCGTCATTGCGCATCACCGGCTCACCGACAAACTGATAGATCAAGAAGACGAAGCCGAGCCAGTCCTCGCCGTTCGGGCCGAAGCCGGGCCAACTGATGGTGCCACGCAACTGCATGGCGGCCACCTCGACGCCGGCCTCCTCGCGGATCTCGCGCTTCATGCACGCCGCGACATCCTCATCGCGTTCCACCTTGCCACCCAGGCCGTTGTATTTGCCGAAGGCCTGATCATCAGGGCGCACGTTGCGGTGAATCATCAACACAAATCGGCGGTCGGGCGAAAGGATATAGCCCAGTGTGCCGATAATGGGGGTGTAGGGCATGAGGGGAGAGGCGCCGCTGTGGCGCTACGGCTTAGTCGCCAAGGGGAAATCAAACTTCTTTCGGCGGCTTTCTAGGTCAACCGCCGTCAACTTGATGTCCCCGTCGAAGAGCGGCACGAGCAGCGCGCCATCGGCGTAGGCCGGCGTAGAGAGCAACCGCCGCACCAGGCCATTCTCCAGCACACGCACCGGCGATGAGCGGCTGGCGTCCGCGTTGAGCCGGCGATCAAAACTATACAGGTAAGTGTCGCTCGACACCACGTAGAGCGTGTTGCCGACGATGACCGGCTGAGCGCGGATTGCGCCGCCCACCTGTGACCGCCAGAGCACGTTGCCGTTGCGGCGGTCAATGGCATACACCCCACCCTTTACATCGCCGACGAAAATCTCGTCGCCGTCGAGCAGCGGATCGCACCAGATCCAGCCGTCCAGCCGGTTCGGCGAGCGCCAGACCAGCGCGCCGGTCTCGGCGTCCACGGCGTACATGTGCTGGTCGAATGAGCCGAAGTACAACACGCCGTCGGCGATGGCCGGGTGCGAGGCGATCGAAGCGCCAGCGCTGAAAGTCCACAACAGCTTGCCGGTAGCCGCATCGAGCGCATACAGCTTGTGATCGAGCGACGGCTGGAAGACTTTGCCCTTCGCCACCAGGGGCCGCACCCACAGCTTATTCTGCGCGGTGAACTTCCACACCAGCTTCGGCTCGGCGCCTTCGAGCTGCGCCGGGTCGAGCGCGTAGAGCGTGTTATCTCCGTTCGGCGCAAAGATCAGTTTGCCGTCGGTGCTGGCGCCGTCGGTGTACTCGCGCTGGCCGCCGGAAAAGCGCCACAGCTCAACGCCGCTGTCAGCGGAAAGCGCGTAGAGGCGATGGCTGGTGCGGCCGTTCAAGCCGATGGTCTCACCTACGATGATGGCGTTGCCAAATTTCAGCGGCGGGCCGGCGAACGGGCCGGGGCGCGTGTTGTTATCGGCCTCGGTCGCAGGGAACATCCACTTTTGCGCGCCGGTGGCCGGATCAAACTTATACACATGCAAGTTGCTAGCGAGGTAGGCGTCCGCGCCGTCGAGTGTGAGACCGGGAAAGGAGGTGGGGGAGATTTCGCCGCCGCAGGCGCTCAGCGTCAGGGCTGCAGCCGCGACGACAAGCAAGTTGCGAAGCGTTCTTTTCATGTTCGGTTCAGACGCTCAGGGGACCGGATCGTATCCGCCGGGATGGAAGGGATGACAGCGCGCGATGCGCTTGACGCCCAGCCACAGCCCTTTCACGGCGCCATACTTGGCGATGGCCTGGAGCGTATATTCGCTGCACGTGGGATAAAAGCGACACGACGGCGGCAGCGCCGGAGAGATCGCAAGCTGGTAAAAACGAATCGCGCCGATCATCAGCCGGTCG from Candidatus Roseilinea sp. includes these protein-coding regions:
- the hisA gene encoding 1-(5-phosphoribosyl)-5-[(5-phosphoribosylamino) methylideneamino] imidazole-4-carboxamide isomerase, whose protein sequence is MFTIYPAIDLRNGRVVRLLQGDPSQQITYSDDPSAIAARWASEGATWLHVVNLDGALGDPAAGRANRRALQDVRRRVSAKIQFGGGLRDIHDVTAAFDAGADRVVLGTAAVENPKLVADALDRFGPARIVVGLDSRHGIIVTRGWQRATPITAIELGSRMREMGVIHALYTEVGRDGMMAGVAAELTAALAQLTGLQVIASGGVRNLDDIHELMQYASRGVSGVIVGRALYEGALSLREALQTIVTQG
- the hisF gene encoding imidazole glycerol phosphate synthase subunit HisF; translation: MLAKRIIPCFDVANGRVVKGVNFVNLRDAGDPVEQAGIYNGERADELVFLDILASHEGRGTTVEMARRVADEVFIPFTIGGGIRSADDFRTLLLAGADKCSINSAAVRNPNLINEAAWRFGSQCVVVAIDARRDGDGWKVYLNGGRIPTDLDAVAWAQEAERRGAGEILLTSMDTDGTQDGYDLPLLRAICSAVNIPVIASGGAGKLEHFYEAIQAGASAVLAASVFHYKTFSVGEVKRYLAGRGVPVRL
- the hisI gene encoding histidine biosynthesis bifunctional protein HisIE, which gives rise to MLQLKFDAFGLIPAIIQDALTGRVLMLGWMNEEALGRTLRTGEVWFWSRSRQTLWHKGDTSGNVLRVREVRADCDADCLLVRAEPAGPTCHTGRESCFWQDVNGNALQPPAAGFLDELAEIVQARRVAAPDESYTARLFAQGRLKIAQKVGEEGLEAALAGVAQDEDRLIEESADLLFHLLVLLNERGVALREVLARLAERHARATQER
- a CDS encoding nitrate ABC transporter ATP-binding protein, with translation MTTLPIHTATVRALDERDDALIRAVKVCKCFELPDSHGIFTVLEDINLAVKPGEIVALLGRSGSGKSTLLRILAGLIPPSSGEVFSSGKRVAGPNSDVAMVFQSFALLPWLTVQQNVELGLEAIGVPMKERQARALKAIDMVGLDGFESAYPRELSGGMRQRVGFARAFVKQPKVLFMDEPFSALDVLTAENLRSEISDLWERGDFPAQSMLIVTHNIEEAVYLADRVIILGANPGRVRGEVMIDLPRPRDRSAPRFKDLVDGIYIVLTNPDRDLTTAVTGTLPRRETPYPPLPHATAGGISGLLELLYERPELRDLPEVSSSLQLPTDDLLPIIDAAVMLGLAEVKQGDITLTDAGKAFAVADIQTSKDIFRAQVLERVPTVKMIYTALKKKPNGSMRAGFFLDILDEHFPRDEAQRQFETAVDWGRYAELFEYDRSEDRLLLPVEASELTD
- a CDS encoding ABC transporter permease: MVRLTFPTRETLRRLPFTPADAAVVLGTLALIVVTAYVGSTALAPFQPPDVLPEPISLDIVHLPYYLARSTLRMFIALFFSLLFTFTYGYVAAHSPRAERVLIPLLDILQSVPVLGFLSVTITFFIALFRGSLLGLEAASIFAIFTSQVWNMTFSFYQSLRTIPREQQEMARMFRLPRWQYFTKVEVPNSMIGLTWNAMMSFGGGWFFVAASEAIRVLNQDYRLPGIGAYVTEAIDQQNVGALIAAIVAMAIMIVLVDQLVWRPLIAWSQKFRNEQSEASELPTSWVLNLWRAARLPSLISEALRPAYEFVNRALSGALWLKPAQQTPLRVGRSLWVDGVYNFLIVALVAGSAVVLTRFILSEVGLVEVGNTFVLGLITMARVAALTGVATLIWAPIGVAVGFNPRLARLVQPVAQFLSAFPANFLFPFITIALIATGISLNVGSILLMSLGAQWYILFNVIAGAQTIPSDLREMAANMGLRGWKLWRRLIIPGIFSAWVTGGVTASGGAWNASIVAEVVSWGDTQLVATGLGAYIARATEVGDWPRIALGVAVMSLFVVALNRLFWRRLYVLAESRYVL
- a CDS encoding 7,8-dihydro-8-oxoguanine triphosphatase; amino-acid sequence: MPYTPIIGTLGYILSPDRRFVLMIHRNVRPDDQAFGKYNGLGGKVERDEDVAACMKREIREEAGVEVAAMQLRGTISWPGFGPNGEDWLGFVFLIYQFVGEPVMRNDEGTLEWTPLQRLLDACSTDPRTRDRAALPMWPGDPYFLPLVFDDDPRPFHGVMPYENGQPVSWRYTRL
- a CDS encoding putative membrane protein insertion efficiency factor, with the translated sequence MLETYPRRARMRQALLDRLMIGAIRFYQLAISPALPPSCRFYPTCSEYTLQAIAKYGAVKGLWLGVKRIARCHPFHPGGYDPVP